Sequence from the Myxocyprinus asiaticus isolate MX2 ecotype Aquarium Trade chromosome 44, UBuf_Myxa_2, whole genome shotgun sequence genome:
ggtccgataccaaaaaccaacaccatctgacatacgaatgttTCCTAAACATTCAGCACTCAAATTTAAATCATGTTATTATTAACTGCAatggctgcgatttaatgagataaatgttAAGTTTGCAAGTGCTGCTCatttcaaatgtgagtgcttgtgaaagTGTGGAGCAGACAGCGGGTGCTCATAACTTTTAGAGCTCCTTAATACACCAACATAAGCATTTCGCTCTCTGTTTGTAGCaaatgacagcgagcagagcgctaattcgcTTTGAagcgcgaggcacatacagactacatttaTGTAATtgaatagcagccttttgcggtttaataatcacattgggtcacatGTAGCGACCTTTTCCAGGAgtgagaagctaccgtcaaaaacacagaaatggaaagggcttcactccaaaataaaagcttccaccaaaCTTTGAACATACAGTGTGGACTGATGGTTGAAGACGTCCATCCACGTCTATGTCTAACAgcacagacagatgcaaaaatacaTTTGGTATAAACAGCCCCTTAAACTTTACTTATTGTACCCTAACCCCCCTCATGAAATGAATGAAGTCAGTTTTGGTCAGGATCAATGAGTTGTTTTGggatattgttaattgttatatTCTATTTCTAGGCAGTTTGTTGTGAAGACCATCTCCACTGCTGCCCCCATGATACTGTGTGTAATCTGGCTGCCAGTACTTGCGACAGGGCCAGCTATCATGGTCCCCGTTTTTCTGTGCCTTTGTTGCGGAAGATCACTGCAGTGACCCTGCCATCACAGAATCAAAACTGCGATGACACATCACTCTGCCCAACCGGGGCAACCTGTTGCAAACAAAACACAGGAGCATGCTGCCCTCTGCCACAGGTACATACTGGTGTACATTTGCCAACTTTTTCCTCTTTATCCTAGGAATACAAATGCGCACACAGGATTGCACTTGTACTCGTCTCACAGAGAtgacttttgactatcagcataaagacTGGTCCGCTTTACAGCTTATTTTgtccaagaaccacccacttggATAGGAAGAAGCCTTATGAATGACATGTAAAATGTCCAACTACAGTTTATTTCATGTAATCGAGGATACCACAATAGTAGACAGAGTAATGAAGTTGCAACTTGTTGGACTGGAGAATTTCTGTCCGTCATTAAGTAATGAGTATCGATTATTTCTCGGGCGTAAATCTGAAAACATGTTGAAAGTTGTGCTCGAGGATACCTAGTTTACTTACTATTAACCACCTAGAACTAAATTCTGAATACCTTTTAAAGATTCTATGCCATGAACCACTAAAAATTTGGCAATCATAATAGCAGCCTCGAAATTTGCAAAAATTACTTTGTTTCCAAGCGGACTGCTAAAAATCTTTGCACCCAGACTCCTGGAAATTGattaaagccagccaatcagattagagattGCTATTTTGAGCagacttttcctttttttaattcattatgCATTGGATTATTCATGAATGGTATTTGGATTACcatcttaaaattaaaaactgaTAACTTCAAATCCTGTCTTGACGAGTTGTTCagaagtacactttttttttttttatagtgatgCTCAACACAAACTTCATAAAGATATTGTTACAAAAAAGACAGCTTACCTACTGGTTTGTCATCCGCCTGAGAGTTGACAACCTTCCATGATGTCCtcctcaacaattttttttttttttaaatgacgctGCATATAGTGTAAAAGAAGGCTTCGtttgcctagggtgctttagtttgtTCATGAGAAATAAGTTAGGCTTCTTCCATTATACGAATGAGACTTGAGACTACACATGTACTGCTGATTCATGTTATACATGTATGTATTCTCTACCTTCAGGCTGTGTGCTGTGATGATCAGGAGCACTGCTGTCCACAGAACTACAAGTGTGACTTGACTCACAAAACCTGTGTTCGTCCTGGCTTTCCCAGCATGCCCTGGTTGAAGAAGCAGCCTGTGCTGAGCGTGACACAACAGTCTGAACTAAATGCTGTATCTCCAGCGCTGGCTGGTCCAGTACATAGGCACATGTGTGACGATCACACTAGCTGTCCCGGAGACGATACCTGCTGCTATATGAACAAACTCAGCAAGTGGGGCTGCTGTCCCCTGCCAAAGGTTAGACATAAAATGATTAATTCATAGACGCACAGAACGGAGAAATACAGACTAAACTTTTCATCTGCAAATCATCTACATGTatccaaaccctagtgagctgccttgctgtttaCCATCAACTCCTGGTTATTCTTATCCCATGCATATTGACATGCTGGTTAAAGGCCAatgaatctgcactgtccagcctGTGAGCTCTTTACACAGTTGAAGAACTTGAGAAACAGCGATAGTTAAAGTGGATGTTGGTCAATGAGAAACGGCAGAAAATGTAAGACGTGCTTTACAACTTCAGATAATGCTGGCTGTCGtgtttggactgatgcatgtcAAGCATGTTATGCTGTCGAGTAATTAATTACCCATGTAAATTTAAAAGTTACACAAGCACATAATTTTGTGAATGGGGGGGGGGATTGTATTGAGCCCCACGCTTCAGAAAGTTTTTTCTGGAGGGacacataaaattacataatgtaaacggattgtccatatttttaattcaagagtgtaattTAGGATTACAGACTCGCTAatgtcaccagttctgttgtattttgccagatattccaatcaatttcttctaataatcccagatacagtatataatcatGTTTATTATtccctgcataattaatcagcacagctaaatacattttctgatgggtcagttgtgtgtgacagcagtgtgtaaatgcattaGACACACTCTCTGCGATTTATGAAGACATCGCTTATCCCGTGCAAAACGACGGTAAACATTAGACGTCCCCAGTAATCCATTAATAATTACATTACTGACAAATGTCCAGGACACTAATCCCATCCAAATAGGACTTTAGTAGGCTAATGACTCAATACATTTCATTCTTATAGAGTTTGacgctagcatgttgctaagctaaagaTTTAATACATTTCATTACAAAAAAGTTTGACACTAACATGCTATTAAGTGAATGACTCAATATGATTGATTCCAATAGAATTtgatgctagcatgtttctaAGCTAAGCTATCTGTacaattgattccaatagagttgATGCTAGCATGTTACTAAGCTAATTGCCCAATACATTTAATTCCAAGAGTTTGTTGCTAACATGTTACTAAGCTAATGACTCAATGCAGTTTTCtttcaatagagtttgatgttaaTGTTACCAAGCTCAATAGTTGGTTCAAAATGACTTTGACGCTATGTTAAGCTGATGACTCCGTTAATATCAGTTAATTCAAAAAAAGTTTGCCACTTTTTGTTTCAATATAGTATTATTCcagtagagtttgatgttagcatgttactAAGTTACAGTAATAACTCAATATGAATGTGATGCTAGCATGTTACTCATGCAGCTAATGACTCGATACGCTAATAAGTGCAAGACATCCACAGCTAAACACATATTCATTGAAACTGAATTTTCAGTTAGAGTTTTCTATCAATAACTGTTGGTActgaattaaataaaattctttattattgttattttcctTGATTCCATCTGCATCTTGGATGAAAATTATCACTGTGCTTGTCATAGTGTATTCTGCAATTTCCTTGTCTGTGAAGGATACATGCGATGCTGCCTTAGATTTTGTCCAAAACAAAGTATCTTTAAAAGCAGCataattggggcctgggtagctcagtggtaaaagacgctggctaccacccctggagttcgctagttcgaatcccagggcatgctgagtgattccagccaggtctcctaagcaaccaaattggcccggttgctagggagggtagagtcacatggggtaacctcctcgtggtcgctataatgtggttcgttctcggtggggcgcgtggtgagttgagcgcggatgccgtggtggatggcgtgaagcctccaaacacGCTAtttctccgtggcaatgcgctcagcaagccacgtgataagatgcgtgggtagATGGTCTCAGACGttgaggcaactgggattcatcctccgccacccggattgaggcgaatctctacacaaccacaaggacttaaaagcgcactgggaattgggcattccaaattgggtgaaaaaaaaaaagctgcataaTTTTGCTGCCAACTCTTTACATTGGGAGCATatctatgatgcctaaaaatgttGGCTAGATAGAACACTCACTAGAGTTTGGAGCAGAGCCATAGAATTCACTTCTAGAATTAAATAAGAATTAGTGTCTTTTCTTTAAAGGCGGTGTGCTGTGAGGACAGTGGTCACTGTTGTCCGAGTGGTTACAAGTGTAATGAGAAGAAAACATCATGCACTAAAGCCTACCATGAGATCCCCTGGTACAGGAAACAGGAAGCAAGGATCACTGAGAGGTCAGGGGTGTCATCTGGTGTCAAAGATGTGAAGTGTGATTCTACAACAAGTTGTGCGTCTGGATCTACCTGCTGTAAATTACCCACAGGGGAGTGGGGATGCTGCCCTCTTGTTGAGGTTCCTGTGATTTCCTTGATTCTATAGCtacttttacacacacaaaacctGTAAAATTGTcggcatgtgtgtgttttgttcctCTCTGACTtggaattttgtttgttttgagtacTGTAAGGGCCTCTGTatttgtgttttgtatttgtttgcagCCTCAGAATGAGCAAGTGTGTACTCTTCACTGATTGGTTGAAATTCTCTCTGCAGGCTGTGTGTTGTAACGATCATGAGCACTGCTGTCCGCAGGGCTACACCTGCAACCTTGAGTTTGGAACCTGCATTAAACCCTCAGATGTGCACACTATCCCTCTGATACAAATACATAGACAATTCAAAATGCAGTCAGAAGAGGTGGTGTGTGACGCAACAACACGCTGCTCTATCGCACAGACCTGCTGTAGAATATCAGACTCCACATGGGCCTGCTGTCCATATAAAGAGGTATCACACCTGACATAAATCAACAATGCCATGAACTTCTGAATTTCTCTAAATCTGTAGTGGTATTGCTCAAGTTCAAAGGAATTTTCCTGGTTCAGTACAAGTCCAAGAcagtaaatatagctgcaagcagcaatgactggcccaagcaccatgggtccatttccacccggtggctttcggaaaacaatgcatgatggatgCATGCATTTGGTTGAATAAACAAGAAAGACACCATGTCTTACCTTCTGCTCAGAAATAATGGTTAACAACTTTGTGTGTGGCAAATGAAATGTATGTGTAATTATAGCAAGTTTTGGAATACCCTTGAACATCTATTGTTGCCAGCTGGAGGccctatgaccatgacccaccaTAGCAGCCATATCAACCTGCaactcttgcctggttgcccactatagTTAAGctgggttgagcctggccaggaTGGGAGCCATCCTGGGGAAAActatggttgctgctggaagaggtattagggaggccagcagggggtgctcaccctgtggtatGTGTAAgttctaatgccccagtatagtgacagggacactataccgTAAAAAGGCatgtctttcggatgagatgttaatgaccaactct
This genomic interval carries:
- the LOC127434433 gene encoding progranulin-like; the encoded protein is MLRTVVVALLCVFLNECSALICPDGGMCEDGNTCCQMPSGGYGCCPLPNAECCSDHLHCCFEGTLCDLEHSKCVNKTHVLDWVERVAITQQAVVCPDQVSECRNDTTCCQMPDGSWGCCPMKNAVCCEDHLHCCPHDTVCNLAASTCDRASYHGPRFSVPLLRKITAVTLPSQNQNCDDTSLCPTGATCCKQNTGACCPLPQAVCCDDQEHCCPQNYKCDLTHKTCVRPGFPSMPWLKKQPVLSVTQQSELNAVSPALAGPVHRHMCDDHTSCPGDDTCCYMNKLSKWGCCPLPKAVCCEDSGHCCPSGYKCNEKKTSCTKAYHEIPWYRKQEARITERSGVSSGVKDVKCDSTTSCASGSTCCKLPTGEWGCCPLVEAVCCNDHEHCCPQGYTCNLEFGTCIKPSDVHTIPLIQIHRQFKMQSEEVVCDATTRCSIAQTCCRISDSTWACCPYKEAVCCNDMKHCCPMGYKCDPKVKGCTKESSLTWWENSL